Proteins from a genomic interval of Arachis hypogaea cultivar Tifrunner chromosome 10, arahy.Tifrunner.gnm2.J5K5, whole genome shotgun sequence:
- the LOC112714407 gene encoding uncharacterized protein, producing the protein MVSKAKKTTIKSLKDLRGSRRSWRKKSPLRKAVSASTAILASIHRRISRLLTKLTPNHKIKDNNKNVPYKLLKKTKTAPAPNDLDFQVSEDPFASVRKTLSFQDVDSTKICHLPPQPSHRRRKTVFLDLDETLVHSKPSPAPEHYDFVVRPVIDGAEIEFYVLKRPGLEEFLSALAAKFEVVIFTAALREYAELVLDRLDKDNRYLSHRLYRDSCRPVDGRLVKDLSETGRELDRVVIVDDNPNSFSKQPENAIMIKPFIDNLWDTELWKLRKFFDACDCFDDTREAISHYYPIKLHHH; encoded by the coding sequence ATGGTTTCAAAGGCAAAGAAAACAACAATTAAATCGCTAAAGGACCTCCGCGGAAGCCGCCGTAGCTGGAGGAAGAAATCGCCGTTGAGAAAAGCAGTCTCCGCCTCCACAGCCATACTCGCCTCCATCCACCGCCGCATTTCCAGGCTGCTCACCAAACTCACCCCAAACCACAAGATCAAAGACAACAACAAGAACGTTCCATACAAACTCCTCAAGAAGACGAAAACAGCACCGGCGCCCAACGATTTGGACTTCCAAGTTTCCGAGGATCCCTTCGCATCCGTTCGTAAAACCTTATCCTTCCAAGACGTCGATAGCACCAAGATTTGCCACCTTCCGCCGCAGCCGTCCCACCGGAGAAGGAAGACGGTGTTCCTCGACTTGGACGAGACTCTGGTCCACTCCAAGCCCTCGCCAGCGCCGGAGCATTACGACTTCGTCGTGAGGCCGGTGATCGACGGCGCGGAGATTGAGTTCTACGTCCTTAAGCGTCCCGGCTTGGAGGAGTTCCTGTCGGCACTGGCGGCGAAGTTCGAGGTGGTGATTTTCACGGCGGCGCTGCGGGAGTACGCGGAGCTGGTGCTTGACAGGCTTGATAAGGACAACCGGTACCTGTCGCACAGGCTTTACCGGGACTCGTGCCGGCCGGTAGACGGGAGGTTAGTGAAGGATCTGTCGGAAACGGGTCGGGAGTTGGATCGGGTGGTGATAGTAGACGATAACCCGAACTCATTCTCGAAACAACCCGAAAATGCGATCATGATAAAGCCTTTTATTGATAATCTTTGGGACACTGAGCTTTGGAAGCTTAGAAAGTTCTTTGATGCTTGCGATTGCTTTGATGATACGAGAGAAGCTATCAGTCACTACTATCCCATCAAATTGCACCATCATTAG